A genomic stretch from Corynebacterium sp. 21KM1197 includes:
- the mraZ gene encoding division/cell wall cluster transcriptional repressor MraZ: MFLGTYTPKLDDKGRLTLPAKFREELAGGLMVTKGQDHSLAVYPREEFAQRARKAAAVSRTNPEARAFIRNLAASADEQRPDGHGRITLSAAHRNYAGLTKECVVIGSVDFLEIWDAEAWSQYQQETEEAFSSADADDVLGGLL; the protein is encoded by the coding sequence ATGTTTCTCGGTACCTATACTCCGAAGCTCGATGACAAGGGGCGTCTCACTCTCCCCGCCAAGTTCCGCGAGGAACTGGCGGGTGGATTGATGGTTACCAAGGGACAGGATCACAGCCTGGCGGTCTATCCGCGCGAGGAGTTCGCGCAGAGGGCGCGCAAGGCTGCGGCGGTCTCTCGCACCAACCCGGAGGCTCGCGCGTTTATCCGTAACTTAGCGGCGAGCGCCGATGAGCAGCGTCCAGACGGCCACGGCCGGATCACGCTCTCTGCGGCGCACCGAAACTACGCGGGTCTGACCAAGGAGTGCGTGGTGATCGGCTCGGTGGACTTCCTGGAGATTTGGGATGCGGAGGCTTGGTCTCAGTATCAGCAAGAAACGGAAGAGGCATTTTCCTCGGCGGACGCCGACGATGTCCTCGGAGGTTTGCTGTAG
- a CDS encoding DUF3040 domain-containing protein, translating into MSLSEQEQRALREIEQSLLAEDPTFGSSVTGARGVVGAAPGRVFRGIALGVLGLVMLIGGVALAQNSLWFIALSVAGFLLMFGAGVWALRGSGDAVISSGRAAGGRAGVQGKPAGGSTMASRMEEDFRRRFE; encoded by the coding sequence GTGTCGCTATCAGAGCAGGAGCAACGAGCGCTTCGGGAGATTGAGCAATCCCTCTTGGCGGAGGACCCCACCTTTGGGTCCTCGGTGACCGGGGCGCGCGGTGTGGTTGGTGCTGCTCCGGGGCGAGTATTCCGTGGTATTGCCTTGGGGGTGCTGGGGCTGGTCATGCTCATCGGTGGTGTGGCCTTAGCGCAGAACTCGCTGTGGTTTATCGCTTTGAGTGTGGCGGGATTCCTCTTGATGTTCGGTGCTGGTGTGTGGGCGCTTAGGGGTTCCGGGGACGCGGTAATTTCTTCCGGTCGGGCGGCCGGTGGGCGCGCCGGGGTTCAGGGAAAGCCCGCGGGTGGTTCCACGATGGCGAGTCGCATGGAGGAGGACTTCCGGCGCCGCTTTGAGTAG
- a CDS encoding SAV_6107 family HEPN domain-containing protein, whose product MDKARGLLAQALAENEAGQYGEAFESAYRCALRVAGAVQAGAPVARRRRAPGGAWARLRLVDGRGGYWADRFEAFSRLRSRWNSGLESRIEEQVAHQLLDLASAFLAEVEAEPVALAAAA is encoded by the coding sequence ATGGATAAGGCGAGGGGATTGCTGGCTCAGGCCCTGGCGGAGAATGAGGCCGGTCAATACGGCGAGGCCTTTGAATCCGCGTACCGCTGCGCCCTGCGCGTGGCGGGTGCGGTGCAGGCGGGTGCCCCGGTGGCGCGTCGCCGCCGCGCTCCCGGCGGGGCGTGGGCTCGGTTGCGGTTGGTAGACGGGCGAGGAGGTTATTGGGCGGATCGGTTTGAGGCGTTTTCGCGCCTGCGCTCTCGGTGGAACTCCGGGCTAGAATCGCGGATAGAGGAGCAGGTGGCGCATCAGCTGCTGGATCTGGCCTCTGCCTTTCTTGCCGAGGTGGAGGCGGAACCCGTGGCTCTTGCGGCTGCCGCCTAG
- a CDS encoding N-acetyltransferase yields the protein MPLSIHALTPTEFVAAAPLLVDVYLHAMKYPARLRESRIAAWEQDSTLPGFRAFCALHTPVLSPPRASRTQVAPSEPAGASPSAPRTPPIHQADPAHIAGVVYGFHGSADTWWHQQVQRGLLYRHHSATLLDDYFEVTEVHVAPAYQGRGVGRNLLARLLDGLPEPTALLSTPEVPGEANRAFRLYRSFGFRDVLRSFYFPGDSRPFAVLGAPLPLASPLPARESPTG from the coding sequence ATGCCCCTGTCTATCCATGCCCTCACGCCCACCGAGTTCGTCGCCGCCGCACCCCTCCTCGTGGACGTCTATCTCCATGCCATGAAATACCCCGCCCGCCTCCGCGAAAGCCGGATCGCCGCGTGGGAGCAGGACAGCACCTTGCCGGGGTTCCGCGCCTTCTGCGCACTGCACACCCCCGTGCTCAGCCCGCCCCGCGCCTCTCGGACGCAGGTCGCCCCCTCGGAGCCAGCGGGGGCGTCGCCAAGCGCCCCGCGCACACCCCCGATCCACCAAGCAGATCCCGCGCACATCGCGGGGGTTGTTTACGGTTTTCACGGCTCGGCGGATACGTGGTGGCATCAACAAGTGCAGCGGGGCCTGCTATATCGCCACCATTCCGCCACTCTCTTAGACGATTACTTTGAGGTCACGGAGGTGCATGTGGCACCGGCTTATCAGGGGCGCGGGGTAGGCCGGAATCTTCTTGCCCGCCTCCTCGACGGCCTCCCTGAGCCCACGGCACTTCTCTCCACCCCAGAGGTTCCGGGGGAGGCGAACCGCGCGTTTCGCCTCTATCGCTCCTTTGGCTTCCGCGACGTGCTGCGATCCTTCTATTTTCCCGGCGATTCCCGCCCATTTGCCGTGCTGGGGGCGCCCCTACCCCTCGCATCGCCCCTGCCAGCACGGGAAAGTCCCACCGGCTAG
- a CDS encoding polyprenyl synthetase family protein: protein MSERTILIVAHDARSLTLSDIPAATQEILTEYLDSRLPEVKAIGAPVAEAAESLRDFVLGGGKRIRPLYGWAGFLGAHGPHGPHSLAQGEGAENPRAVLQAVSALELIQACALIHDDIIDASDTRRGAPTVHRRMERHHRNSGWQGASAHFGQSVATLVGDLALTWADDMLHDAGLSHTALLRAREPWRGMRTEVIGGQLLDITLEATASEDIGLAESVNRFKTAAYTIERPLHLGAALGGATPEVIQAFRSYGRDVGIAFQLRDDVLGVFGDPAVTGKPAGDDLREGKRTVLLALALAATDERNPAAAEELRRGVGSPLDAPALARLSEIITESGALAEVERRISSLVDSGVAHLQVEAISPEVRSALRDLAIRSTERRK from the coding sequence TTGTCGGAAAGGACTATCCTCATCGTGGCTCATGACGCCCGCTCGCTTACGCTCAGCGATATTCCCGCCGCAACCCAGGAAATCCTCACCGAATACCTCGATTCCCGGCTGCCGGAGGTCAAGGCCATCGGCGCGCCCGTGGCCGAGGCGGCGGAGAGCCTGCGGGATTTTGTGCTCGGCGGCGGTAAACGCATTCGCCCGCTCTACGGGTGGGCGGGGTTCCTGGGGGCACACGGCCCGCACGGCCCGCACAGCCTAGCCCAGGGCGAGGGGGCGGAGAACCCCCGCGCCGTGCTTCAGGCAGTCAGCGCGCTCGAACTCATCCAGGCCTGCGCCCTCATTCACGATGACATCATTGACGCCTCCGATACCCGGCGCGGCGCCCCCACCGTGCACCGCCGCATGGAACGCCACCACCGCAATTCCGGCTGGCAGGGTGCGAGCGCGCACTTTGGCCAGTCCGTAGCCACCCTCGTCGGGGACCTCGCCTTGACCTGGGCCGATGACATGCTGCATGACGCCGGCCTTTCCCACACCGCCCTACTCCGCGCGCGCGAGCCGTGGCGCGGTATGCGCACGGAGGTCATCGGCGGCCAGTTGCTGGACATCACCCTAGAGGCCACGGCCAGCGAGGATATTGGCCTGGCGGAATCGGTCAATCGCTTCAAAACGGCCGCCTATACCATCGAGCGCCCGCTGCACCTGGGGGCCGCCCTTGGCGGGGCCACCCCCGAGGTTATCCAGGCCTTTCGGAGCTATGGGCGCGACGTGGGAATCGCCTTCCAGCTCCGCGATGACGTGCTGGGGGTCTTTGGCGACCCCGCCGTCACCGGCAAGCCCGCCGGAGACGATCTGCGGGAGGGCAAACGCACGGTGTTGCTGGCGCTCGCCCTCGCCGCCACGGATGAGCGCAATCCGGCGGCCGCCGAGGAACTGCGGCGCGGCGTCGGCTCACCGCTCGATGCTCCCGCCCTCGCCCGGCTCTCGGAGATCATCACCGAATCCGGGGCGCTCGCAGAGGTGGAGCGCCGCATCTCCTCCCTCGTGGATTCCGGGGTGGCACATCTCCAGGTGGAGGCAATCTCCCCCGAGGTGCGTTCGGCTCTGCGGGATCTGGCTATCCGCTCCACGGAGCGTCGGAAGTAA
- a CDS encoding alpha-(1->6)-mannopyranosyltransferase A, whose translation MSAPSLRPLPLGALGTALIALGSFGGGATRNRGGVLHALGLDFFSYGHGAGLANTILWVGILLLVAAWVLLGRRVLAAPAERLHEVRRSLIAWVLPLVFAAPILSRDVYSYLMQGAMLRDGFDPYTQGAAINPGPMLLEVSHDWRNTTTPYGPLHLWIGEGITRLVGDNITAGIVLYKLLSIAGFAAIAWSIPRLARAFHAPPATALWIGAANPVMILHLVGGMHNESIMVGLVSLGLVCAVYHRYATAIVLIAVAVALKATAAFALPFVVWMALRHYTSPHTPLLKRCAAFLGIAAGGAALTLGVVAAITWASQSSWGWLAEISGNSKVINPLALPSLLAGVATDFLLLFDASLTFNVPLEFLRRASVVLMGLGLVAAWWFFRSSAIQALRGIAVAYCVAFVFNSVTLPWYYASLISLVAVTPVPRWVLPWTTAASIVVTLAFTGSGNHQLYNPLWMLSTTLVAWGLTTWLFRRPTAPSPAPGA comes from the coding sequence ATGTCCGCGCCTTCTCTCCGCCCACTGCCGCTGGGGGCCCTCGGTACCGCGCTCATCGCCCTGGGGTCCTTTGGCGGTGGGGCCACTCGCAATCGGGGCGGCGTGCTGCACGCCCTGGGTCTTGATTTCTTTTCTTACGGGCACGGCGCGGGCCTGGCCAATACTATTTTGTGGGTCGGCATCCTTCTGCTCGTGGCCGCGTGGGTGCTCCTGGGCAGGCGCGTGCTCGCCGCACCCGCCGAGCGGCTTCACGAGGTGCGCCGGAGCCTCATCGCCTGGGTGCTTCCCCTGGTTTTTGCCGCCCCCATTCTTTCTCGGGACGTGTACTCCTACCTCATGCAGGGGGCCATGCTCCGCGATGGCTTTGACCCCTATACCCAGGGCGCAGCCATCAACCCCGGCCCCATGCTGCTGGAAGTATCCCACGATTGGCGCAATACCACCACGCCGTATGGCCCGCTTCACCTCTGGATCGGTGAGGGAATCACGCGCCTGGTGGGCGATAACATCACCGCGGGCATCGTCTTATACAAGCTGCTCTCCATCGCGGGCTTCGCCGCCATCGCCTGGTCCATTCCCCGCCTCGCTCGGGCCTTTCATGCTCCCCCCGCCACCGCCTTGTGGATCGGCGCGGCCAATCCGGTGATGATCCTGCACCTGGTGGGGGGGATGCACAACGAGTCCATCATGGTGGGGCTCGTGAGCCTCGGCCTCGTCTGCGCCGTGTATCACCGCTACGCCACCGCGATCGTTCTCATCGCGGTGGCGGTGGCGCTCAAGGCCACCGCGGCCTTCGCCCTGCCCTTCGTCGTCTGGATGGCATTGCGGCATTACACCTCGCCACACACCCCCCTGCTCAAGCGCTGCGCGGCTTTCCTCGGAATCGCGGCGGGAGGTGCCGCGCTCACCCTCGGCGTGGTGGCGGCGATCACCTGGGCCTCCCAGTCCTCCTGGGGCTGGCTGGCGGAAATATCCGGCAATTCCAAGGTGATTAATCCCCTGGCGCTTCCCTCCCTTCTCGCCGGGGTGGCCACGGATTTTCTTTTGCTTTTCGACGCCTCCCTCACCTTCAACGTCCCCCTGGAGTTCCTGCGCCGGGCTTCCGTGGTGCTCATGGGGCTCGGGCTGGTGGCGGCCTGGTGGTTCTTCCGTTCCTCCGCCATCCAGGCCCTGCGCGGTATCGCCGTGGCGTACTGCGTGGCCTTTGTGTTTAATTCCGTCACCCTGCCCTGGTACTACGCCAGCCTCATTTCCCTCGTGGCCGTCACCCCTGTGCCGCGCTGGGTCCTGCCCTGGACCACGGCGGCCTCCATCGTGGTCACCCTGGCCTTTACCGGCTCGGGCAATCACCAGTTGTATAACCCCCTGTGGATGCTTTCGACCACGCTGGTGGCCTGGGGCCTAACCACCTGGCTGTTTCGTCGGCCTACAGCGCCATCGCCTGCGCCCGGCGCATAA
- a CDS encoding Rv2175c family DNA-binding protein, with the protein MSVQSVSSAVLPASESLLTLEETSERLGILVTRVIDMIRDHKIIAIRHEGVRMIPEIFLGDKGTVQRFVPGVIALLSDGGYSDEEIIRYLFTEDDSLPGRPIDALHGHLAREVMRRAQAMAL; encoded by the coding sequence GTGAGTGTTCAAAGTGTGTCCTCTGCCGTTCTTCCCGCATCTGAATCCCTCCTGACCCTGGAGGAAACCTCCGAGCGGCTGGGAATCCTGGTCACCCGCGTGATTGACATGATCCGGGACCACAAGATCATCGCCATCAGGCACGAGGGCGTGCGCATGATTCCCGAGATTTTCCTGGGAGATAAAGGAACGGTGCAGCGCTTTGTGCCCGGCGTGATCGCGCTGCTTTCCGACGGCGGCTATAGCGACGAGGAGATTATCCGCTACCTCTTTACCGAGGATGATTCCCTCCCTGGCAGGCCCATCGACGCGCTGCACGGGCACCTGGCCCGTGAGGTTATGCGCCGGGCGCAGGCGATGGCGCTGTAG
- the pknB gene encoding Stk1 family PASTA domain-containing Ser/Thr kinase → MAQLQVGDVLEGRYQIDQPIARGGMSTVYRCVDLRLGRAVAVKVMDDRYIDDPVFRQRFRREARAMARINHPHIVGVYDFGSDGNHVFLVMELITGGTLRELVAERGPMPPHAALSVMRAVLTGLAEAHRGGLIHRDIKPDNVLISADHAVKLADFGLVRATDSEQHTTTHIVGTAAYLSPEQVRGSELGPASDVYSAGIVLFELLTGETPFQGSTDLERAYQRLDRDVPPPSEIIEGIPPEIDALVAQATRRDPAQRYADAPAFLTATEQIVKGLRLPPFTVPLPRNSAAHRAAEIPTDTSSLPTEMMATGVIAPPDPAPADEPPQDNPEQTALLLPDVPPAAPPTPEPAPAPSPLPQAEYAPEPPPRPAAPPATPTTRPYTNRSPIGLAAWLTVLAVILGAVALGGWWLGSGRYGEIPEVIGTERVYGLAAVQEAGFEATAREVYDDEIDQGHIIGTDPAGEKAVRGSEVTVLVSQGRPTVPAIPEGADAERYQQLLEERTLSSQVAGRKYSDDIPAGGVLSASPAVGEAVPTHSTVELTISKGPAPVHVPDLDGMDEAEATKALEKVGLKVSAVDWAFDSQNDYGEVSSTVPESGAEATRGDGVRLVLSTARTVPNLSGMSTEEAAARLAEEGLSLGEVTTDPEATGTYGEVESTTPNSGSRVNPAETAVDVVLPGQVRAPLLLGKTVSEARKIAQEQGLTLDTGRSVSDQARIITQSPRPGKSLSVDSPVVVTALG, encoded by the coding sequence ATGGCTCAACTTCAGGTGGGAGATGTCCTTGAGGGCAGGTACCAGATAGATCAACCGATCGCTCGTGGCGGCATGTCCACGGTGTATCGCTGCGTGGATCTCCGCCTGGGCCGCGCCGTGGCCGTCAAGGTCATGGACGATCGCTACATCGATGACCCCGTGTTCCGCCAGCGATTCCGCCGCGAGGCCCGCGCGATGGCCCGAATCAATCACCCGCACATCGTGGGGGTATATGACTTCGGTTCCGATGGCAACCACGTCTTTTTGGTCATGGAACTCATCACCGGCGGCACCCTGCGGGAACTCGTGGCCGAGCGCGGCCCCATGCCGCCGCACGCCGCCCTCTCCGTCATGCGCGCCGTGCTCACCGGCCTGGCCGAGGCACATCGCGGCGGTCTGATTCACCGGGACATCAAGCCCGATAACGTGCTCATCAGCGCCGATCACGCCGTCAAACTGGCGGACTTTGGACTGGTTCGCGCCACGGACTCCGAGCAGCACACCACCACGCACATCGTGGGAACGGCCGCCTACCTCTCCCCGGAGCAGGTGCGTGGCTCGGAACTCGGCCCCGCCAGCGATGTCTACTCCGCGGGCATCGTCCTCTTTGAGTTGCTCACCGGGGAAACCCCCTTCCAGGGCAGCACCGATCTGGAACGCGCCTACCAGCGCCTCGACCGGGACGTTCCCCCGCCCTCCGAGATCATCGAGGGCATTCCCCCGGAGATTGACGCCCTGGTGGCCCAGGCCACCCGGCGCGATCCCGCCCAGCGCTACGCGGACGCGCCCGCGTTCCTCACCGCCACCGAACAGATCGTGAAGGGCCTGCGCCTACCCCCCTTTACGGTGCCGTTGCCGCGTAATTCCGCCGCTCACCGCGCCGCGGAGATTCCCACGGATACCAGCTCGCTACCCACGGAGATGATGGCCACGGGAGTGATCGCCCCGCCGGACCCCGCGCCCGCCGACGAGCCGCCGCAGGATAACCCGGAGCAGACCGCCCTTTTGCTTCCCGACGTCCCCCCTGCCGCTCCTCCCACCCCGGAGCCCGCCCCGGCACCCTCCCCGTTGCCCCAGGCCGAGTACGCCCCCGAACCACCGCCGCGCCCTGCGGCTCCCCCCGCCACTCCCACGACTCGCCCCTACACCAATCGCTCCCCCATCGGGCTCGCCGCCTGGCTCACTGTCCTCGCGGTCATCCTCGGGGCGGTGGCCCTGGGCGGATGGTGGCTCGGCTCCGGGCGCTACGGCGAGATTCCCGAGGTCATCGGCACGGAGAGAGTCTATGGCCTCGCCGCCGTGCAAGAGGCAGGCTTTGAGGCCACCGCCCGCGAGGTCTACGACGATGAGATAGATCAGGGCCATATCATCGGCACCGATCCCGCCGGGGAGAAAGCAGTGCGGGGCTCCGAGGTCACGGTCTTGGTGTCCCAGGGCAGGCCCACGGTTCCCGCCATTCCCGAGGGGGCCGATGCGGAGCGATACCAGCAACTCCTCGAGGAGCGCACGTTATCCTCGCAGGTGGCAGGCCGAAAATACTCCGATGATATTCCCGCCGGTGGTGTGCTTTCCGCCTCCCCCGCAGTCGGGGAGGCCGTGCCCACCCACAGCACCGTCGAACTGACGATCAGCAAGGGGCCTGCCCCCGTGCACGTGCCCGACCTCGACGGCATGGACGAGGCGGAGGCCACCAAGGCCCTAGAGAAGGTTGGGCTCAAGGTCAGCGCGGTGGATTGGGCCTTTGATTCCCAGAATGACTACGGGGAGGTCAGCAGCACCGTGCCGGAAAGCGGCGCCGAGGCCACCCGTGGAGACGGGGTTCGCCTGGTGCTTTCTACCGCCCGCACGGTGCCAAACCTCTCCGGCATGAGCACCGAGGAGGCCGCCGCCCGCCTCGCGGAGGAGGGCCTGAGCCTGGGCGAGGTCACCACTGATCCCGAGGCAACAGGCACGTATGGCGAGGTGGAGAGCACCACGCCGAACTCCGGTAGCCGCGTCAATCCCGCGGAAACAGCCGTGGACGTGGTTCTGCCCGGTCAGGTGCGCGCTCCCCTGCTACTGGGCAAGACCGTCTCCGAGGCCAGGAAGATCGCCCAGGAACAGGGCCTGACCCTGGACACGGGCCGCTCCGTTTCCGATCAAGCCCGGATCATCACCCAATCCCCCCGCCCCGGCAAGAGCCTTTCCGTGGATTCCCCCGTGGTGGTCACCGCCCTGGGCTAA
- a CDS encoding class II 3-deoxy-7-phosphoheptulonate synthase: MSWTVDIPKEALPDLPPLPDGIQEVFEDVIARPAHQQPTWDRVSADNVRKLLESVPPVVVAPEVRDLKQQLADVALGKAFLLQGGDCAETFESNNEPHIRANIKTLLQMAVVLTYGASTPVVKLARIAGQYAKPRSADRDENGLLNYRGDIVNGVEPTEKAREHDPARMIRAYANSSAAMNLVRALTSSGTADLHRVTQWNRDFVATSAAGARYEALAKEIERGLKFMEACQVRDDSLSSATVYCSHEALLADYERGMLRLAKDESDTTRIYDLSAHQLWIGERTRGIDDFHINFAAMIANPVGLKIGPSVTPEEAVAYAAKLDPEREPGRLTFVSRMGYGKVREVLPGVVRAVENAGHKVVWQCDPMHGNTFTASNGYKTRHFDKIIDEVQGFFEVHRALGTHPGGLHIELTGEDVTECLGGAQDITDVDLPGRYESAVDPRLNTQQSLELAFLVAEMLRR; encoded by the coding sequence GTGAGTTGGACCGTAGATATTCCCAAAGAAGCCCTGCCTGATCTTCCCCCGTTGCCGGACGGTATCCAAGAGGTGTTTGAGGACGTCATCGCGCGTCCCGCTCATCAGCAGCCCACCTGGGACCGCGTGAGCGCCGATAACGTGCGCAAACTCCTCGAATCCGTGCCTCCGGTGGTGGTGGCTCCCGAGGTGCGCGACCTCAAGCAGCAGCTTGCCGACGTCGCCCTGGGCAAAGCCTTCCTCCTCCAGGGAGGTGACTGCGCGGAGACATTTGAATCGAATAATGAGCCGCATATCCGCGCTAACATTAAGACCCTCCTTCAGATGGCCGTGGTGCTGACCTACGGCGCCTCTACCCCCGTGGTGAAGCTCGCCCGCATCGCGGGCCAGTACGCCAAGCCGCGTTCCGCGGATCGGGACGAAAACGGCCTGCTGAATTACCGAGGGGACATCGTCAATGGTGTGGAGCCCACGGAGAAGGCCCGCGAGCACGATCCCGCCCGCATGATCCGGGCTTACGCGAACTCCTCCGCCGCCATGAACCTGGTGCGCGCCCTAACTTCCTCGGGCACCGCAGACCTGCACCGCGTGACCCAGTGGAACCGAGACTTCGTGGCCACCTCGGCCGCCGGTGCCCGCTACGAGGCCCTGGCCAAGGAGATAGAGCGCGGCTTGAAGTTCATGGAGGCCTGCCAGGTGCGCGATGATTCTCTCAGCAGCGCCACGGTGTACTGCTCGCACGAGGCCCTCCTGGCGGATTACGAGCGCGGCATGCTGCGCCTGGCCAAGGATGAGAGCGATACCACCCGGATTTACGATCTCTCCGCGCACCAATTGTGGATTGGTGAGCGCACCCGTGGCATTGATGACTTCCACATCAACTTCGCCGCGATGATCGCCAACCCCGTGGGCCTGAAGATCGGCCCCTCGGTGACCCCGGAGGAGGCGGTGGCCTACGCCGCCAAGCTCGACCCGGAGCGCGAGCCGGGCCGCCTGACCTTTGTTTCCCGCATGGGGTACGGCAAGGTGCGCGAGGTGCTTCCGGGCGTGGTGCGCGCCGTGGAGAACGCCGGGCACAAGGTGGTGTGGCAGTGCGATCCCATGCACGGCAATACCTTCACCGCCTCCAACGGGTACAAGACCCGCCACTTTGACAAGATCATCGACGAGGTGCAGGGCTTCTTCGAGGTGCACCGCGCCCTGGGTACTCACCCCGGTGGCCTGCACATCGAACTCACCGGCGAGGATGTCACCGAGTGCCTGGGCGGAGCCCAGGACATCACGGACGTGGATCTTCCGGGGCGCTACGAGTCCGCCGTGGACCCGCGCCTGAACACCCAACAGTCCCTGGAGCTGGCGTTCCTGGTGGCGGAGATGCTGCGCCGATAA